The following is a genomic window from Gemmatimonadota bacterium.
CAGCGACATCGTCGGCGGGCTCTGCTCGCGCCACGAACGCGACGAGATCTTCGGGGGGACCGCGGTTCGCGCCTATCGACTTTCCATCAATACGCCGGCATGACAGCCACCGAGCCTTCGTCCATTCACGACCTCAGCGGGCGCGTCGCCGTCGTCACGGGCGGTGCGTCGGGGATCGGGCAGGCCATCGCCCGCCTCTTCGCGCGCCGCGGCGCCCGCGTGGCCATCCTCGACCTCGCCGACGCGAGCGAAACAACGGATGGCATCCGAGCCGACCACGCGCACGCGTTGCACCTGACGTGCGACGTGACCAATCAGCACGCGGTCGACGCCGCCTTTCGCGAGGTGGCCGAGCGCCTGGGGCCGGTCGACATCCTGGTCAACAGCGCGGGCGTCGCGCACGTGGGAAACATCGAACAGACATCCGAGGCCGATCTCGATCGCGTGTACGCGGTCAACGTGAAGGGGGTCTACAACTGCCTGCGCGCCGGAGTCGCGGCGATGAAGGGGCGTGGCGGGGCGATCCTCAACATCGCCTCCGTAGCATCCACCGTCGGGATCGCCGACCGCTTCGCCTACTCGATGAGCAAGGGGGCGGTGCTGACGATGACGTACTCGGTGGCCCGCGACTACGTGCACGAGAAGATTCGCTGCAACTGCGTGGCGCCGGGGCGCGTGCACACGCCGTTCGTCGATGGCTTCCTCGCCAAGTCGTACCCCGGGCGCGAGGCGGAGATGTTCGAGGCGCTCTCGCGCACGCAGCCGATCGGGCGAATGGGGAGACCGGAAGAGATCGCCGAACTGGCGCTCTTCCTCTGCTCCGACTCGGCCGCGTTCATCACCGGGAGCAACTTCCCGATCGACGGCGGCTTCGTGTCGCTCAAGATGTGAGGGTGCGATGCATGTCTCCTGCCTAACGGGCGCGCGCTGACGATGCCTGCACGCACCATCACCCGCGTCGATGTGTATGACATCCGGTTCCCCACCTCCCAGGGACTGGACGGCTCAGACGCGATGAACCCCGACCCCGACTACTCGGCGGCGTACGCCATCCTCCAGACCGACGCCGGCGACGCGATCGAGGGGCACGGACTCACCTTCACCATCGGTCGCGGCAACGAACTGTGCGTGGCCGCGGTCGAGGCGCTGGCGCCGCTGGTGCGTGGCATGTCGCTGCAGGACATCACCGCCGACATGGGGGCGTTCTGGCGGCGGATCACCGGCGACTCGCAGCTGCGCTGGGTGGGGCCGGAGAAGGGGGTGATCCACCTGGCGACGGCGGCGTTGGTGAATGCCGTCTGGGACCTATGGGCCAAGGTCGAAGGGAAGCCGCTGTGGAAGCTCCTCGCCGACCTGTCGCCCGAGGAGGTCGTGCGGTGCATCGACTTCCGCTACATCACCGACGCCCTCACGCCAGACGAAGCGCTGGAGATCCTGCGGCGCCACCACGCCACGCGCGGCGAGCGCGAGGCGGAACTCGCGCGCGAGGGCTATCCGGCCTACACGACCTCTGCCGGATGGTTGGGCTATCCCGACGAGAAGATCCGCCAGCTCTGCCGCGACGGCATCGCCGAAGGATGGTCGCACTTCAAGATCAAGGTCGGGCGTGACCTGGCCGACGACGTGCGACGCTCGGCGATCATCCGCGAGGTCATCGGCCCCGAGCGCAAGCTGATGATGGACGCCAACCAGGTATGGGACGTCGGCGAGGCGATCGCATCGATGAAGGTACTGGCGCAGTTCGATCCGTGGTGGATCGAGGAGCCCACGTCACCGGACGACGTGCTGGGTCATGCGGCGATTGCCCGCGCGGTCGCACCCATTGGCGTGGCGACGGGCGAGCACTGCCAGAATCGCGTCGTCTTCAAGCAACTCATGCAGGCGGAGGCGATTCGGTTCTGCCAGGTCGACGCGTGCCGCCTGGGCGGCGTGAACGAGGTGCTGGCGGTGTTGCTCCTGGCGGCCAAGTTCGGGATTCCGGTCTGCCCCCACGCCGGCGGCGTGGGGCTGTGCGAGTACGTGCAACACCTCGCGATCTTCGACTACCTGTGCGTGAGCGCTTCGCTCGACGATCGCATCGTCGAGTATGTCGATCACCTGCACGAGCACTTCGTCGACCCGGTGGTGATGCGCCACGGACGCTACCTCCCGCCGACCGCACCGGGGTACAGCATCACGATGAAGGCGGCGAGCCTGGCCGAGCACGCCTATCCCGATGGCGGCGTGTGGCGAGAACGCGCGCGGGCGTCAGGCGCCCGCGCAGGGGGTGCGTCATGAACAACGCCACGATGAAGGCGGCGGTGCTCATCGACGTGAATCGTTTCGAGGTGCGCGACGTGCCGCGCATCCCTCCCGCGCCGCACGAAGTGCTGGTACGCGTGCAGGCGGTGGGGCTCTGCGGGACGGACATTCACATCGTCGCGGGGCACGCCAACTACAATGCCGACGAGCACGGGCGCCCGCGCCCGCTGACGGAGGCCCCGCAGATCCTCGGACACGAGATCGCCGGCGTCGTGGCGGAGTGTGGGAGCGCGGTGCGTGACCTGGCGCCGGGCGACCGGGTGGTCGTGGATCAGGGGCGTTGCTGCGTGAGCGAGGGGCGCGATCCGCGCTGTGAGTACTGCCTCACCGGCGACTCGCACCAGTGCGAGTCGTACCGCGAGCACGGGATCACCGGGCTCCCCGGCGGGTTTGCCGAGTACGTGACGGTTCCGGCGGTCAATGCGGTGCGTATGCGCGGGGCGATCGCTCCCGATCTCGCCGCGCTCGCCGAACCGCTGGGGTGCGTGCTGCACGCGACCGATTGCGTCGCGCGCGCGACGTCTCGTTATGCGATCGGCGCGGCGGGCGATCGCGCGGTGCGCACGATCCTCGTGTGCGGCGGCGGACCGGCAGGGCTGCTCTTCGTACAGTACCTCCGCCGCGTGGCCGGCTTCGACGGACGGCTGATCGTGAGCGAACCGAGTGCCGTGCGCCGCGCGCTCGCCGAACGGTTCGGCGCCGAGACGATCGATCCCGTCGCCGCCGACCTCGAGGAGGAGGTGCGCGCGCGTACGGGGGGGCGCCGGGCGGAGCTGCTGATCGAAGCGTCGGGCGCCGGCGGGATATTCGCCCTCATCCCTGGGCTCGTGCGCAAGCAGTCGACGATCCTGCTCTACGGACACGGCCACGCGGGGGATGATCTCAGTGTGCTCAACCAGGTGCAATTCATGGAGCCGACGCTCGTCTCGCCGGTGGGTGCGTCTGGCGGGCATGCCGCCGATGGGCGTCCCCTGACGTACGTGCGGGCGTTGCAGCTGCTGGAGGACGGCGTGATCGACGTTGCGCCGATCGTGACTCACCGATATTCGTCGCTGGAGGCGCTGCCAGCGGTGTTCGCCGGCGCCTACCGGCACCCAGACTTCGTGAAGGGAGTTCTCACGTTATGAGCCACATGCCGTTCCGTCACGCCGGGCGTTTCGCGCTCGCCGCACGAGTGCTCCTCGCCGCCGTTTCCCTGGCCGCGTGCGGTGGCGGTGGAGGCGGGGGCGAACAGTCGGCGGTCACGGGCACCACCAAGCGGCTGACGATCGCCGTGATCCCGAAAGGGACGACGCACGAGTTCTGGAAGGCGATTCATGCGGGGGCCGAGCAGGCGGGGCAGGAACTGGCCGCCGCCGGGGACACCGTCACGCTCATCTGGAAGGGGCCGCTCCGCGAGGACGATCGCGACCAGCAGGTGCAAGTCGTGGAAGGGTTCACCTCGCAGCACGTCGACGGGATGGTCCTGGCCTCGCTCGACGTGCGCGCGCTGTCGCGTCCGGTCGAGGAAGCGCAGGCGGCCGGCGTTCCGACCGTCATCATCGACTCCGGGCTCGAGAGCGACGCGATCGTGAGCTACGTCGCGACCGACAACACGAAAGGGGGCGAACTCGCCGCCGACCGACTCGGCGAACTGCTGGGCGGCAAGGGCAAGGTGCTCGTCCTGCGCCTCCAGGAAGGCTCGGCGAGTACCACGGCGCGTGAGGATGGATTCCTGGCGCAGCTGGCGGCGAAGTACCCCGGGATCACCGTGGTGTCGTCCAATCAGTACGCGGGGGCGACGCGCGAGACGGCCAAGCAGGCATCGGAGAACCTGCTCAATCGCTTTGGAGGCGACCTGCAGGGGATCTTCACCGCCAACGAATCGTCGACGGTCGGGATGCTGCTCGCCCTGCAGGACATCGGCAAGGCGGGGAAGATCCGCTTCGTCGGCTTCGACGCGACGCAGGTCCTCATCGATGCCATGAAGGCGGGGCAGCTCGACGGGATCGCCGTGCAGAACCCGATGCGCATGGGCTACCTGGGCGTGAAGACGATGGTCGCGCACCTAAGGCAGCAGCCGTTCGAGAAGAAGATCGACACCGGGGTCACGATGGTGACGCCTGAGACGCTCGACCGGCCCGAGGTGCAGGACATCATCCACCCACCGATCGACAAGTACCTCAAGGGGAGCTGAGCGAGCGCGTGCACGCCGCGTCGACGATGGCCGACCGGGGGCGAACTGGCGACGGATTGCGCGTGACGGGAATCGTCAGGCGCTTCGGGGCCACGCTCGCGCTCGACGGCGTCGATGTGCAGGTGCGCCCGGGCGAGGTGCACGCGCTGATTGGAGAGAACGGGGCCGGAAAGAGCACGTTGATGGGGGTGCTGGCGGGGGCGCTTCGTGCCGACGCCGGGACGCTCACGCTCGACGGGGCGCCGTACGCGCCCGCGAACCCGCTCGATGCACGGCGCAGCGGGGTGGCGCTCATTCACCAGGAGCTGTCGCTCTGCCCGCATCTCACGGTGGCGGAGAACATCCTGTTAGGCGGCGAATCGTCGCGCTGGGGATGGATCGACGCTCGCGCCTCGCGTGCGCGCGCGCGTGCCCTGCTCGAGGAACTCCCGCACCCCGAGATCCACCCCGATCGCCCCCTGCGCGAGCTGAGCCTCCCGGCGCGCCAGATCGTCGAGATCTGCCGGGCGTTGGCGGCCGATGCGCGTGTCCTCCTCATGGACGAGCCCACCAGTTCGTTGCAGGGCGGCGACGTCGAGCATCTCTTCGCACTCATTCGACGGCTCAAGGCGCGCGGGGTGGCCATTCTCTACATCTCGCACTTCCTCGAGGAGGTGCGGCGCATCGCCGACCGGTACACCGTGCTTCGCGACGGACGCAGCGTGGCCACCGGCGCGATCGTCGATACCGACAACGACGCGCTCGTCGCGGCGATGGTGGGGCGCACCGCGCGCGGGCTCTACCCGGTGCGCGCCGGAACTGCCGCGGGCGAGGTCGCGCTCGCGGTGAACGGCCTCGCCTCGCCGCCCAAGCTGCACGAGGCGACCTTCACCCTGCGACGCGGCGAGATACTCGGCATCGCGGGCTTGTTAGGCTCCGGGCGCACGGAGTTGCTGCGCACACTGTATGGCCTCGATCGTGCCGCGCGCGGGACCATCGACGTCGACGGGCGCGCCATCACGGGGGCGACGACCGCCGCGCGTGTGCGTGCTGGTGTCGGGTACGTGAGCGAGGACCGGAAGGGCGAAGGGCTGTCCGTCACGCGGTCGATCGCCGACAACGTCTGTGCCACGCGGCCCGAGCGGCGCGTGGAGGCGCTTGGCATCCTCGACCTGCCGCGCATGGCGGAGCGCAGCCGCCACTGGATGCGCGAACTGCACGTGCGGGCGCGATCGCCATGGCAGCGGGTGACCGCGCTCTCGGGCGGCAACCAGCAGAAGGTGGCGATCGCTCGCTTGCTGCACGGCGAGGCCCGCGTCCTGTTGCTCGACGAACCGACGCGCGGGATCGACATCGGGGCCAAGGCCGAGGTCTACGACGTGATCGCGCGGCAGGCGGCCGCAGGGTGTGCGGTGTTGCTCGTCAGTTCCGACCTGCCGGAGCTGTTTGGCATGTGCGACCGCTTGGCGGTGATGTGCCGCGGCCGGTTGAGCGAGGCGCGCCCCGTCGGCGCGTGGACGGCAGAGTCGGTGCTCGCGACGGCGATTGGCGACTCGACGTGAGCCGGCGGTCGAACGGCGCCGTTTCATTCCCCATCGAACGGAGACTTCCATGATCGCGCGACTCCTGCGAACCCCCACGTGTGCGCTGGCGGCGTGTCTCCTCCCCGCTTCGGCGCTGTTGTCGCAGCCAGGGTACACGGGGTGGGCGCCGCGGCGGGGGGCGGGGGGGGCGGGGGGGGGTGCCGCCGCCCGCCCCCCGGGCGCGGCCCCCCCCCCCCCCCCCCCCCCGCGGGCCACGCCCCGGGGGGGGCGCGCCCGGGCGGCGGGGGCGGGGGAGAAGACCACCCCGACCCAGCGCCGGGACCGCCGCCCGCGGGGGGGCCGCCACGGGGGGCGAAAGCGCCCGCCAAGCGGACGCCCACGCCGCCCGCCCCCCACCCCCCCCCGGGCGGGGCGGCCCGGCCGGAGGGGGGGGGGGCCAAAGGCCCCCCCCCCGCAGCCGGCCGGCCCCACCCCCGCACCCCCCCCGGCCCCGCGGGGCCCCGCCGGGGGGCCCCGGAGGGGGGAGCGCCCCCCGCACACCCCCCCCCAGGAGAGGACCGCGCACGGACAGCAGCCCAAGGGGCCCCGCCCCCGGGAGGGGGCGTGGGCGGGAGCGGGACACGCCGGAAGAGGGACAGCCGCGCCCCGACGGGCCCCCCCGCCAGACGGCCCGGCAGCAGCCGGCGGCGCCCCCCCCCGCGCCCACCGGGAAACGCCCACCGCGGGCCCGGCCCGGCCGGGGACCCGAGGACCCCCGGGGCCCACCCCGGCCGGAACAGCGCCGGCGAGAGGACGGCCCCCCCCCGGCGACCCCCGGGACGGGGGAGGGGACGGGGGGGGCCGCCGGCGCCCCGCCCACCCGCACGCGCCCGCGCGAGCGCACGCGCGGGCCCCCGCCCCCCGCGGGCGCGCGGCCCGAGCCCGCCCCACCCCCCCCCCCCCCCGGGCCCCACGCCCCAGGGCGCGAGCCGGCCGGGGGCGGGGCACGGGGGGGGGGGCCGGGGGGGGGGGCCGGGGGAGACCGGGGGGGGGCCCGGGGCGGGCCCCGCGGCCCGCCCCGCGGGGCGCCCACGGGGGGGGGGGGGCAGACCCCCCGCCAGCCCCGCCGGGCGGCCCCCCCCGCGCACGCGGGCCAGCCGGCCCCCCCCCCCGCGCGGGGGGCGGGGGCCGGCGGGGCGCCGGGGGGGGCCCTCGCGGCCCGGCGCCCCGGCCCCTTCGACGGGGCCGGCGGGGCGTCCCCGTGGCGTCACCCCTCCCGATCAAACCGGACGTTCCTCGCGCGCCCGGCGAACGCCCGCAGCCCGGTCACCTTCCCCCCCGCGTCGCGCACGAAGCGCAGCGTCGCCCCGCCGACACGGAAACCATCCGCGTAGAACGGGATGAGCGCCAACTCGTCGTCCGTCGAGATACGGGCCCGCAGGTTCGCGCCGTCCAGGCGGATCACGATCCGCGAATCGAGTTCCGGTGAGCGGAACGTGCCGGCATAGTCGCCTAACGGTATCGAGGCAGCCGCCGGGGGCGGCGACGCGACCATCTCGGTGAGGTCGCCATCGGGGGACTCGATGCGGAGCGCGGTGGCCTTGGCACCGGCCGGTGTGAAGGTCAGCTTCATCCCGGTTCCGGCGATGTAGCGTCCGGGCGCGCCGTCGCTCCGGAGAGAGTCGGCCGAGGGGCCGATGACGCGTGCATACTCGCCGACGCTGCTGATGGAAAGCCAGTCGTCGGTGCGCGGATCACGGTACGGCCCGACGATCAGCCCGCGTTCGGCCGCGGCAATCGGCGCCGGGGCCCCGCGCGCCGGCGCGGTCCGCGGTACCACCAGGGCCGCCACCTGCCGCCCCAGCTGCACGGCGTTGGCCGGTGCGGCGTTGCACCAGACGGCGACCGATGCCTTGGCCTCGGGATAGCGCGCCAGGAAGGTGCGATAGCCCGCGGTGGAGCCGGAGTGTGACACCTCGCGCACCCCCGCGGTCCACGGACTGACCTGCAGGCCCAGCGCGTAGGTGAGCGCGCGCCCGTCGTTCAGCGTCATCCGCGTCTCGAGGAGGCGCGTCAGTTCGGGCTTGCCCAGCAGTCCGTCGGTGAGCGCGTCGTTCCACTTGAGGAGGTCGTCGAGCGACGACAGCAACCCGCCGTTGCCGTGCACCATGGTGAACGGCATGTCCTGCACCCACGCCCCGCGCTCGAAGGCGTACGCCGTGGCACGCCCCGGGACAACTCGGCGATAATCATCGCGCCACTGCGTGTGTCGCATGCCTAACGGCTTGAACAGGCGCTCCTCGGAGAACCTGGCGAAGGGCATCCCGCTCACGCGTGCGACGATATGCGTCGCCAGCACGTAGCCGGTGTTGCTGTACAGGTACTCGCTGCCGGGAGCGAAGTTGAGCTCGCGCTGCCGCTTCACCAGGTCGAGGATCAGCGCGTTGGTATGCACCTCCTCGCCAGGGCCGCGCCCCATGAGGACGAGCAGCGCCCATTGGTCGCGCAGCCCGCTGGTCATGGTCAGGATGTTGCGGATGGTGATCGGGCGCCCGAAGTCAGGGAGCTCGGGGAGGTACTTCCGGATGTCGTCGTCGAGCGAGAGCTTCCCCTCCAGCTGCAACAACGCCACCGCCGCGGCGGTGAACTGCTTGGCCACCGATCCCGATTCGGAGATCGACTCGCCGGTGAGCGGGACCCGGTACTCCAGATTGGCCATCCCGTACCCCCGCTTGAAGACCGCCGCCCCGTTTCGCCCGACGCCCACGATGCACCCCGGGGTGGTCGAATCGAAGCGCGCGAAGAGCTGGTCGATGCGACGGACCGTCGAGTCGGGGAGCGACTGCGCGGTCGCGGCGATAGGGGCCAGCGTCGCCAGTGAAGCGACGACGGCGATGCAGGTGGCAACGAGCGAGGGAGTGGGGCGCGGGCGCATGGCGGGCGATGGCGCGAGGGTGGTGGGGCGGGCGAGACGTGGCAAACTGCACGGCGATCCCTACGTTCGCTTCCGATCCGACGATTCGTCAGTGGTACCTCCGACGCCGTGCACTTCGTGACGGCGACCGGTCCCGCCGGGGCAGCGCGGGACTGTTCCCATGCGTAGTATTTCGCGCCGACATGCTGCTTCCCGCCGGACGTCTACGGCACGCCGTCGGCACGCACACCAGACGCACACCTCGGAGACCTGAGATGCTCAACCGTCGCGCGTGGTTCCGATCGGCCGCGGGAAGCGGCGCAGCGCTCGCCCTCGCCCCTCGCCTGCTGCAGGCGCTGGAGCCGTTGCTGTCCCCGCTGCAGGGGACGCTCCTCAAGAAGGCGATTCCGGCGACCGGAGAACTGCTCCCCGTCATCGGGCTCGGGAGTTCGGCCACCTTTGCCAGCGTGGCCCGGAGCGAAGAGGTCAGCGCGCTCAAGGAGGTCTTTCGTGCGATGGTCGATCGCGGCGCGACGCTCTTTGATACGGCGCCGAGCTACGGCGCCTCTGAACAGGTGGCCGGCCAGATCGTGAACGAGTTGGGGATCGCCGACAAGATGTTCTGGGCGACGAAGCTCAACGCCGCCGGACGTGGCGCGGGGGCAACGACCGACCCGGCGGCAGCGCGCGCCCAGGTCGAGCGCTCCTTCGAACTGCTCAAGCGCCCGAAGATCGACCTGATCCAGGTCCACAACATGTCCGACGTCCCCACGCACCTGGGCATCCTCAAGGACTACAAGAAGCAGGGGCGCGTGCGCTACATCGGCGTGACGACGACCTTCGAGCCACAGTACCCGGGGCTCATCGAGGTGATGCGCAACGAGCCGCTCGACTTCATCGGCATCGACTACGCGGCCGACAACCGGCAGGTGGAGGAGGTCATCCTCCCGCTGGCGCAGGAGCGCAAGATCGCCGTGCTCGCCTATGCGCCGTTCGGCCGCACCTCGCTCTTCCGTCGCATCGGCGACCGACCGCTCCCCGACTGGGCCGCCGGTTTCGACGCCACCACGTGGGCCCAGCTCCTGCTCAAGTTCGTCATCTCGCACCCGGCGATCACCGCGGTGACGCCGGCCACGAGCCAGGCCCGGCACATGCTCGACAACATCGGCGGCGGCGTGGGTCGCCTCCCCGATGCCGCAACACGGCAGCGCATCATCGAGTTTGTCGATGCACTTCCGCCGGCACCGCCGCGCGGCCGTTAGGCACCACGCGGCGGGCCGGCACCGCCGCGCGGTGGGTCGGCCCCCCTCCCGCCGTATCGCCCCCCTCACGAACACTCGGGACCAGACATGACCAGCACCACCAACGGGTTGTCGGCGCGCTTGCGCGCCGCGGTCGGCGCACGCGACGGCGAAGGGGCGGTCCTCCTCTGGTCCACCGCCTACTACTTCCTCGTCCTCTGCGCCTACTACGTCATCCGCCCCATCCGCGACGACATCGGCGCGGCCAGCGGTGCCGAGAACCTGGCGTGGCTCTTCACCGGGACGCTGGCCGGGATGCTGCTCGCGCATCCGCTGTACACGACCGTGGTGGCCAAGGTCACGCGACGGCGCTTCGTCTCGTGGGCGTATCGCTTCTTCGCCCTCAACCTGGTGGCGTTCTACCTCTACTTCCGCAGCGCCGACCCGGCGCAGGCCATCTGGGCCGGGCGCATCTTCTTCATCTGGACGTCCGTCTTCAACCTCTTCGTCGTCTCGGTCTTCTGGTCGCTCACGACCGACCTCTTTCGCCCGGGACAGGGAAAGCGCCTCTTCGGCTTCGTCGCCGTCGGCGGCACGTTAGGCGCGATGCTCGGCGCCACCATCACCTCGTCGCTCGTCGGCGTCGTGGGGGGCGTCGGGTTGATGCTCGTCTCGGCCGTGATCCTCGAGCTGGCGGTACAGGCCGCGCTGGTGATCGACAAGCACGAAGGGGCGATGCGCAGCGCGGCGCTGGCCGAAGGGGAGCGGGCCTCCGACGCGACGCGTGATACGTCGAAGGAGGTGATCGGTGGCGGGATCCTCGACGGGATCAAGCACACCTTCTCGTCGCCGTATCTCTTCGGCATCGCCACGCTGATCCTCTTCTACACCATCTCGTCGACCTTCCTGTACTTCCAGCAGGCCGACATCGTGGCGGCCGCGTTCGGTGACAATCGCGACGAGCGCACGCGCGTCTTCGCCAACATGGACCTGATCACCAACGGCCTCACGCTCATCGCCCAGCTCTTCCTCACCGGTCGCGTGATGAAGTGGCTCGGCGTCGGCGCGGCCTTGGCCTTCCTCCCCGTGCTCACGATGCTCGGCTTCGGCATCCTGGGGATCGCGCCGGTGCTCTCGGTGCTGATCGTCTTCCAGGTGGCGCGCCGCGCCGGGAACTTCGCCATTCAACGCCCCGGTCGCGAGGCGCTGTTCACCGTCCTGCCGCGCACCGACAAGTACAAGGCGAAGAACTTCAGCGACACCTTCGTCTATCGTTTGGGCGATCAGGTAGGGGCGTGGTCGTACACCGGGATGGCAGTCTTCGGGCTGGGTGCCTCGGGGCTCGCCTTCACGATGGTGCCGTTTGCCGCGCTCTGGTTGCTGCTGACGGTGTGGCTGGGACGCAGTTACGCCAAGCTGGAGCGCGCCGGGAGTGGCGCGGCGAAGTAGGAGTCGGCGCGCGGCTCGCTAGAACCAGGCGTCCTGCATGTCGAACGGGGTGGTGTCGCCGCGCTCGAGCAGCGTGGCCAACTGCTCGGTGCGCGGCAGCTCCCAGCCGAACCAGTAGCGCGCCGCCTGCAGCTTGCCGCGATAGAACGCGTCCTCGGGTGCCGAACGCGCGGACGACAGGGCGCGCGAAGCGACGGTGGCCTGGCGCAGCCAGAGCCACCCGATGACGGTGCGACTGACGAGGTCGAGGTAGGCGCTGGCGTTGGCGAGCGCGAGCGACGGGTCGGTCGTCGCGCCCGAGAGCAGCAGCGTCTGTGTCACGCGCTCGAGCCGAGTGATGGCCTGGCCGAACTGGTCGCCGAGTGTGGCGAGCGGTTCGAGTTGTCCGGCGTCGCGAGCCGCCAGGCGCATGCGCGCGACGAGGGCGCGGAACCCGGCACCGTCGTCCTGCCGCACCTTTCGCCCGAGCAGGTCGAGCGCCTGCACGCCGTTGGTCCCCTCGTGGATCGGGTTCAGGCGGTTGTCACGGTAGAATTGCTCGATGGGATACTCGCGGGCGAAACCGTAGCCGCCTAACGTCTGCATGGCGAGCGAGATCGACTCCTGCCCGGCCTCGCCTGGCCACGCCTTGGCGATGGGGGTCAGGACCTCGAGCAGGGCGGAGGCGTCGCGCCGTGACGACTCGTCGGGGGCGGTGCGCTCCTCGTCGACGAGCCGCGCGCACTGCAGCACGAGCGCGAGTGCCCCCTCCGACGTCGCCTTCTGCGCGAGCAGCATGCGGCGCACGTCCGGGTGCTCGATGATCGTCACCGGCGGGCGGGACGGGTCCTTCTCACCCGCGAGGCGCCCCTGCCGGCGGGTGCGCGCGTAGTCGAGCGCGTGCTGATAGGCGGCCGCGGCCATCGCCGCCCCCGCGCGCCCCACGCCGATGCGCGCCTCGTTCATCATCTGGAACATGCACGCGAGCCCACGATGCGGCTCACCCACCAACTCGCCGACACATGGCTCCTGCTCACCGAAGTTGAGGATCGTGCTCGTGGTGCCGCGCCATCCCATCTTGTGAATGAGGCCGCCGAGCCGCACGCCGTTGGGGACGAGCGCGCCGCCATCGTCGCGCCGATAGCGTGGCACCAGCATGAGCGAGATGCCGCGCACACCCGGGGGCGCCCCCTCGATGCGGGCGAGCACCATGTGCACGATGTTCTCCGACATCTCGTGCTCGCCGCCGGAGATCCACATCTTCGTCCCGCTGATGAGGTAGGTGCCGGGGGGATGGCCGTCCCCGGCTGGGACGGCGCGGGTGCGAAGGTCGGCGAGCGACGAGCCGGCATCGGGTTCGGTGAGCGCCATCGTCCCGAAGTAGCGCCCCGTCAGGAGCAAATCGAGGTAGCGCGCACGCTGGTCCGGCGTGCCGAACGTCGCGACGAGGTTGGCGACGCCGGTGGTGAGGAGCGCGTACGACGCGGTCGCGACGTTGGCGGCGTCGAACCAGA
Proteins encoded in this region:
- a CDS encoding aldo/keto reductase, which translates into the protein MLNRRAWFRSAAGSGAALALAPRLLQALEPLLSPLQGTLLKKAIPATGELLPVIGLGSSATFASVARSEEVSALKEVFRAMVDRGATLFDTAPSYGASEQVAGQIVNELGIADKMFWATKLNAAGRGAGATTDPAAARAQVERSFELLKRPKIDLIQVHNMSDVPTHLGILKDYKKQGRVRYIGVTTTFEPQYPGLIEVMRNEPLDFIGIDYAADNRQVEEVILPLAQERKIAVLAYAPFGRTSLFRRIGDRPLPDWAAGFDATTWAQLLLKFVISHPAITAVTPATSQARHMLDNIGGGVGRLPDAATRQRIIEFVDALPPAPPRGR
- a CDS encoding MFS transporter gives rise to the protein MTSTTNGLSARLRAAVGARDGEGAVLLWSTAYYFLVLCAYYVIRPIRDDIGAASGAENLAWLFTGTLAGMLLAHPLYTTVVAKVTRRRFVSWAYRFFALNLVAFYLYFRSADPAQAIWAGRIFFIWTSVFNLFVVSVFWSLTTDLFRPGQGKRLFGFVAVGGTLGAMLGATITSSLVGVVGGVGLMLVSAVILELAVQAALVIDKHEGAMRSAALAEGERASDATRDTSKEVIGGGILDGIKHTFSSPYLFGIATLILFYTISSTFLYFQQADIVAAAFGDNRDERTRVFANMDLITNGLTLIAQLFLTGRVMKWLGVGAALAFLPVLTMLGFGILGIAPVLSVLIVFQVARRAGNFAIQRPGREALFTVLPRTDKYKAKNFSDTFVYRLGDQVGAWSYTGMAVFGLGASGLAFTMVPFAALWLLLTVWLGRSYAKLERAGSGAAK
- a CDS encoding acyl-CoA dehydrogenase; translated protein: MSISRLNPRDLEFQLYEVLDVETLTARARYADHSRETFDAVLTTARALAESHFQPHHRESDEHEPFVHDGRVVTPDAAHAALRAMAEAGFIAATHDEASGGMQLPRVVASAALLWFDAANVATASYALLTTGVANLVATFGTPDQRARYLDLLLTGRYFGTMALTEPDAGSSLADLRTRAVPAGDGHPPGTYLISGTKMWISGGEHEMSENIVHMVLARIEGAPPGVRGISLMLVPRYRRDDGGALVPNGVRLGGLIHKMGWRGTTSTILNFGEQEPCVGELVGEPHRGLACMFQMMNEARIGVGRAGAAMAAAAYQHALDYARTRRQGRLAGEKDPSRPPVTIIEHPDVRRMLLAQKATSEGALALVLQCARLVDEERTAPDESSRRDASALLEVLTPIAKAWPGEAGQESISLAMQTLGGYGFAREYPIEQFYRDNRLNPIHEGTNGVQALDLLGRKVRQDDGAGFRALVARMRLAARDAGQLEPLATLGDQFGQAITRLERVTQTLLLSGATTDPSLALANASAYLDLVSRTVIGWLWLRQATVASRALSSARSAPEDAFYRGKLQAARYWFGWELPRTEQLATLLERGDTTPFDMQDAWF